Proteins co-encoded in one Chloroflexota bacterium genomic window:
- a CDS encoding carbon-nitrogen hydrolase family protein — MANYVKISTIGARPVAGNPGTGQAAVDRMIEHWRDRFAQVLPDRPDLILVPECCDRYPEHSVEERLAYYRCRGDQIADFFASVARKNRCYVAYPAVREMPDGTWRNAIQLFDRDGESMGFYHKNYPVITETLEGGILAGREAPLFECDFGRVGCAICFDLNFDGIRQKYVASRPDMILFASMYHGGLMQSYWAYSCRAYLVTAIAGLPSGVISPVGHLIATSTNYFDFVTTTVNLDCAVVHLDFHWEKLRAMKERYGPKVSIFDPGYLGAVLISSEGEDLTVEDLMREFEIESLDDYFARSIAHRNDPRNLEPA; from the coding sequence ATGGCGAACTACGTCAAGATCAGCACCATCGGCGCGAGACCGGTGGCGGGCAACCCGGGGACGGGGCAGGCGGCCGTGGATCGGATGATCGAACACTGGCGGGATCGGTTTGCCCAGGTCCTTCCCGACCGGCCTGATTTGATCCTGGTGCCCGAATGCTGTGATCGCTATCCCGAGCATTCCGTCGAGGAGCGTCTGGCCTACTATCGCTGCCGGGGGGATCAGATCGCCGACTTCTTCGCCAGCGTGGCCAGGAAGAACCGCTGCTATGTCGCCTATCCGGCCGTGCGGGAGATGCCCGACGGCACCTGGCGCAACGCCATCCAGCTCTTCGACCGCGATGGCGAGTCCATGGGCTTCTACCACAAGAATTACCCGGTGATCACCGAGACCCTCGAAGGGGGGATCCTGGCAGGGCGGGAGGCACCCCTGTTCGAATGCGATTTCGGGCGCGTGGGCTGCGCCATCTGCTTCGATCTCAACTTCGACGGCATCCGTCAGAAGTACGTGGCCTCGCGACCCGACATGATCCTGTTCGCCTCCATGTATCACGGCGGGCTGATGCAGAGCTACTGGGCGTATTCCTGCCGGGCCTATCTGGTGACCGCCATCGCCGGGCTGCCCAGCGGCGTGATCTCACCGGTCGGCCATCTCATCGCCACCTCCACCAACTACTTCGACTTCGTGACCACGACGGTGAACCTGGATTGCGCTGTGGTACACCTGGACTTCCACTGGGAGAAGCTTCGGGCGATGAAGGAAAGGTACGGCCCGAAGGTCTCCATCTTCGATCCCGGCTATCTAGGCGCGGTCCTGATCTCCAGCGAGGGCGAGGACCTGACCGTCGAGGACCTGATGCGTGAGTTCGAGATCGAGTCCCTCGACGACTATTTCGCCCGCTCCATCGCCCATCGCAACGATCCGAGGAACCTAGAGCCCGCCTGA
- a CDS encoding dihydrodipicolinate synthase family protein, which produces MSGDLEDLRNRLMEGLVIPACPLALTPQRKFDERHQRALVRYYVAAGAGGLAVGVHTTQFAIHDAKVGLYRPVLELAAETIRESAVQGFVKVAGLVGDTAQAVREAELAVSLGYDCGLLSLASFRDADEDQIIAHCREVARVIPLFGFYLQTAVGGRALPYSFWRRFVEIEEVVAIKIAPFNRYQTLDVMRAVADSGRGREIALYTGNDDHIVDDLLTEFRFGEDAPPLRIVGGLLGHWAVWTRKAVELLGMCKAAWREGKIPVELLTLGIQVTDCNAAFFDAAHHFAGCIVGIHEVLARQGLMSGRQTLDPNEDLSPGQKEEIDRVYAAYPHLNDDAFVAEHLDEWLD; this is translated from the coding sequence ATGAGTGGAGACCTGGAGGACCTGCGCAACAGGCTGATGGAAGGGCTCGTCATCCCGGCCTGTCCTCTGGCCCTGACGCCGCAACGCAAGTTCGACGAGCGGCACCAACGCGCCCTGGTGCGCTACTACGTGGCGGCGGGGGCAGGTGGGCTGGCCGTCGGCGTTCACACGACCCAATTCGCCATTCACGATGCCAAGGTGGGTCTCTATCGTCCCGTGTTGGAGCTGGCCGCCGAGACGATCCGCGAGTCGGCGGTGCAGGGCTTCGTCAAGGTGGCGGGCCTGGTAGGCGACACGGCGCAGGCCGTCCGGGAGGCGGAGCTGGCCGTATCGCTCGGCTACGATTGCGGTTTGCTCAGTCTGGCCTCCTTCCGGGATGCCGATGAGGATCAGATCATCGCCCACTGCCGGGAGGTGGCCCGCGTGATCCCGCTGTTTGGGTTTTACCTGCAGACCGCGGTGGGCGGACGGGCGCTGCCCTATTCGTTTTGGCGGCGCTTTGTCGAGATCGAGGAGGTCGTGGCCATCAAGATCGCGCCCTTCAACCGTTATCAGACCCTCGATGTGATGCGGGCCGTGGCCGACTCGGGACGTGGGCGGGAGATCGCACTGTATACCGGCAACGACGATCACATCGTGGATGACCTGCTGACCGAGTTCCGCTTCGGGGAGGACGCGCCCCCGTTGCGGATCGTCGGTGGGCTGCTGGGGCACTGGGCGGTGTGGACACGCAAGGCGGTGGAGCTGCTGGGGATGTGTAAAGCCGCTTGGCGAGAGGGGAAGATCCCCGTCGAGCTCCTGACTCTCGGCATCCAGGTGACGGATTGCAACGCGGCCTTCTTCGACGCGGCCCATCACTTTGCCGGCTGCATCGTCGGCATCCACGAGGTGCTGGCGCGGCAAGGGCTGATGTCCGGTCGCCAGACACTGGACCCCAACGAGGATCTCTCGCCCGGCCAGAAAGAGGAGATCGACCGCGTCTACGCGGCCTACCCGCATCTGAACGACGACGCGTTCGTGGCCGAGCATCTGGACGAGTGGCTGGATTGA